Below is a window of Halococcus saccharolyticus DSM 5350 DNA.
TTCGAGACAGTCGCGGAGGAGTTCACTGGCACGATTGCACACGTCGAGTGGATCCGCGCTGCCGAGCCCGAAAGCGCGCTGCTCGATCGGATCGCAGCGGTCCGCGAGCGCTTCGACGTCACGGTCGGGAGCTATCCCGGCGAACACGTCCGGCTCAAGGTCCAGAGCGTCGACCCCGAAGAGGCGACGACGGCGGCCGCGTGGCTCCGCGACCGTGTCGATGTGGTGGAGTCGGCCGACGAACCGAGCGAATCCGGCCCAAACTAACCGCCGGGCTCAGCGATAGAGATACGCCCACCAGACCGCGACGATGGCGATTCCCGCAATCGTGACCGCGTAGCCGGCCCCGTTGATGACACCCGTCTGCACACCTTCCTGAAGGAGGACGCCGATCTCGTTCATGTCGGACGCTTGCGCGCCCGGGATTTAAGCGTTCCATCCGAGCCGGCGTTTCCGGAGCCCATCGCCGTTCGAGCCGGACCGTTTTTCTCGCCGCCGGCGGTAGCGGGGGTATGCGACGGGTCGGCTTCGTGGTGAACCCCATCGCCGGGATGGGTGGTCGCGTCGGGCTGAAGGGAACCGACGGCAAGGTCGAGGAGGCGCGGGAACGCGGTGCGGAGCCGCGTGCACCCGGTCGGGCCCGCGACGCGCTCGAATCACTCGCGACTCACGCTGCGGACACGGACGAGACGATCGAACTCCTCGTTGCCGGCGGCGAGATGGGTGCGTCGATCGCCCGCGACGTCGATTTCGAGTCCGAAGTCGTGACCGACCCTCCCGGAGAGACGAGCGCTGCCGACACCCGCGAGGCTGTCCGACAGTTCGTCGAGCGCGTTCCGCTGGCGGCGGAACGGAACAGTCGAGCGGCGGAGCCGCGAGACGAGGGGGTCGACCTCGTCCTGTTCGTCGGCGGCGACGGTACCGCGGTCGATGTCGCCGAGACGCTCGAAGAGTACGACAGCGAAATTCCGATTCTCGGGGTGCCGGCCGGCGTCAAGATTTATTCATCCGTGTTCGCAGTCTCGCCACGCGCGGCGGGGCGGATCGCGGCGACGTTCGACGACACCGAATCCCGCGAAGTGAACGACATTGACGAGGACGCCTACCGCGAGGGCGAGGTCCACACCGAACTCCGGGCGCTCGCCAGAGTGCCGGTCGCCGAGGAGGTACAGTCGAGCAAACAGCTCGGCGGCGGCACCGTCGCAACGCTCGCGGCGGGGGTCGCGAGCGAAGTCGAGCCCGGCACCACGTACGTGCTCGGGCCTGGCAGTACTGTGGGGGCGATCGAGCGCGAACTCGGGTTCGAGGGAACGCCGCTCGGCGTCGATGTCTGGCGTGCGGCCCCCGATCCCGAAGACGGCGAGTGGCCGACTGGCGAGGTGCTCGCCCGCGACGCGAGCGCCGACGAGATCCTCGACGTACTCGGCGATCGCGTAGTCGTAGTCGTCTCGCCGATCGGTGGCCAGGGGTTCGTCTTCGGCCGGGGCAACCAGCAGCTCTCGCCCGCCGTGCTCCGACAGTCAGAAATCGAGATCGTCGCCTCGCGCCGCAAGCTCGACGACATCGGCGTGTTACGGGTCGACACCGGGGATACGGAGCTCGACGACGAACTCCGGGGATGGCGGAAAGTCAGGATCGGACGAGTCGAGCGGCGGTTGATGAAGGTCGTTTAGCGCTCAGCCAAGGAACTAGTAGGTTGCTCTCCTCGTTTAGTGGCATAGGGAGAAGATTAAGGTGTGTGGGCGCGTCGACTCCCGACATGGTTGAGACGCGGAAAGTCCAGCGGTTGGGCCCCTCGACGCTGGCGATGACGCTACCGGCCGAGTGGGCGTCGGCACACGACGTGGAGAAG
It encodes the following:
- a CDS encoding ATP-NAD kinase family protein, translated to MRRVGFVVNPIAGMGGRVGLKGTDGKVEEARERGAEPRAPGRARDALESLATHAADTDETIELLVAGGEMGASIARDVDFESEVVTDPPGETSAADTREAVRQFVERVPLAAERNSRAAEPRDEGVDLVLFVGGDGTAVDVAETLEEYDSEIPILGVPAGVKIYSSVFAVSPRAAGRIAATFDDTESREVNDIDEDAYREGEVHTELRALARVPVAEEVQSSKQLGGGTVATLAAGVASEVEPGTTYVLGPGSTVGAIERELGFEGTPLGVDVWRAAPDPEDGEWPTGEVLARDASADEILDVLGDRVVVVVSPIGGQGFVFGRGNQQLSPAVLRQSEIEIVASRRKLDDIGVLRVDTGDTELDDELRGWRKVRIGRVERRLMKVV